In Eubacteriales bacterium mix99, the DNA window GTTCCGATGATTCAGCCTCCGGTTATCAAGGCATTGACAACAAAGGAAGAGCGTAAAATTCACATGGATATCAGTTATGATGTAAAGGTATCCAAAACCGTTTTGATCCTGTTCCCCATTGTCGTTACCATCGTTGCAGGGATTGTTGCCCCCATCTCCGTTCCGTTGATCGGCGCATTGATGTTTGGAAATCTGATCCGCGAATGCGGCGTGCTGGAACATCTTTCCCAAACTGCTCAGAACGAGCTGGGAAATCTTGTTACGCTGCTCCTTGGCATCACCATCGGCTCAACCATGGTGGCAAAGGAATTCCTTACTTTAAATACTCTGCTGATCCTGTGCATCGGCCTTCTTGCTTTTGTTTTTGATACGGGATTTGGTGTGCTGTTTGCAAAATTTGTAAATCTGTTTTTGAAGAAAAAAATCAATCCGATGATCGGTGGCTGCGGAATTTCCGCATTCCCCATGTCCGCCCGGATCGTACAGAAAATGGCTCAGGCAGAGGATGATCAGAACTTTATCCTGATGCCCGCCATCGGAGCAAATGTTGCCGGACAGATCGGATCCATTGTCGCAGGATCCATTATCCTGGCATTACTCAGTTAGGAGGTGTTCGTTTCATGGATATTGTTATGGGTGCACTGGAAGTCATGGGAGTTGGATTAGCAGGTGTATTCCTGGTTCTGGCCCTGTTTTACGGACTGGTCAAACTGATGATGAAACTGTTTCCCGGGGACTGATTCCACCGGCTTTTTATAGTATCATGATGCTCCCGCAGACACAGGAGGTCATAATACTGTAAAAAACCGTATAGACTATTTTTGATAAGCATCATTGTATTTGCATGCGACACGGCTCTTTAGGAGGGAGAGTCCGCCGGTCCGGTATCCATGGGGCCCATAAGTTTAAATGTCTGGCCGGCCCCGTTGTTGCATCTGCTACAATACGATGTTTCAATATAAATATTATTACTTAATGATTAGGGGGAGATAAAAAGTGTTGTGGACGTATCTTTCATTGGTGATAGCTGCCATAGCCATTGGTGTGGCAGCTTATTTCTACAAATGGGTTCAAAACCTCCCTGTGGCAGAAGGAAACATAGCACATATCGGCCAGCTGGTACGAAACGGTGCATTCACCTTCCTGAAGAGGGAATATCGTATTCTGGCTATTTTTGTCGGCATTGTTGCTGTTATTATTTTGATCATCTTTCCTTCTCCTATTTGGGAAGGCCATATCGGCAATAACATATTTGCGGCGGTTTCCTATATCGCCGGCTCTGTACTGTCTGCCATCGCCGGCTATGTCGGCATCAGCATTGCAACATTGGCCAACGTGCGTTCGGCTTCTGCAGCCAAGAAAGGCCTGGCTCCGGCTTATATGGCAGGCTTCCGCGGTGGTGCCGTAATGGGAATGGCAGTTGTCAGTACCGCTCTGGCAGGTGCAGCCCTCCTTCATCTGCTTACCGGCAATGCCAGCATGGTAATGGCATTCAGCTTTGGTGCCAGCTCCCTGGCGTTGTTTGCCAAGGCAGGCGGCGGGATTTTCACCAAAACGGCCGATATCTCCGCAGATCTGATCGGCAAGGTGGAGCTGGGTCTCCCCGAGGATGATCCCCGGAACCCTGCTGTTATTGCAGACAATGTCGGAGACAACGTCGGGGACGTTGCCGGAATGGGCGCAGATCTGTTTGACTCCCAGGTAGCCTCCCTTGCAGCAGCTCTGGTGATTGCCGCACCGCTTGGTGAGATTGAAGTTATTTTCTGTCTGGGTGCCCTGGGACTTCTTGCTTCCGTCATTGGTGTATTGTTTGCCCGTGTCGGCGAAAACGGAAATCCCAGCAGGGCTCTGAACGGCGGCACCTATCTGACCTGCGGCATCTTTGCCGTGCTGACTCTCATTGCTTTCCTGTCTTCCAGCTTCAACCTGCGCATCTGGGGCGCTGCCATGCTCGGAATGCTGGTCGGTATTATTATCGGCATTACCAGTGATTTCTTTACCGGCGACGATAAAAAGCCGGTCGCCAAAGTCGCTGAATCCTCCAAAACCGGCCCGGCCTTTACCATCCTTTCCGGCTTTTCCTACGGCCTGGTAAGTGTACTTCCTGCCCTGATCGGTATCGGGATCGCCGCACTGGGTTCCTATAAGCTCTGTGAACCTTTGGGCGGGAATTATGCCATGTTCGGAATCGCCATCTCTGCCATCGGAATGCTTTCCATCGTCGGTATGATTATTTCCAATGATGCTTACGGCCCCATTGTGGATAATGCCCGCGGTCTTGCAGAAATGGGTAATCTGGGGGACGATGTTCTGGATACAACGGATAAGCTGGATTCTGCCGGCAATACCGCAAAAGCCATCACCAAGGGGTTTGCCATCGGTGCGGCGGGGCTGACCGTCATCGCCCTGCTGGGTGCCTTCCAGGAAACGGTGGAAGCCGCAACCGGGAACGCTCTTACCTTCAATCTGATGAACCCGCTGGTATTCTTCGGAGTTTTGATTGGTTCCGCCATTCCTGCCGTATTCTCCGCTATGCTGATGCTGGGGG includes these proteins:
- a CDS encoding sodium ion-translocating decarboxylase subunit beta, whose protein sequence is MGNLSKLLSGIRGLTWQSVLMMAIGCVLIYLAIKKEYEPLLLLPIGFGAIMTNIPGSAAVGEHGFLTILYDAGIVTELFPILIFIAVGAMIDFTPLLKQPVTLFFGAAAQFGIFAAMLLAAGANLIWPGIFSLKEAAAIGIIGAADGPTSIFVGNLFAPRFMGAITVAAYSYMALVPMIQPPVIKALTTKEERKIHMDISYDVKVSKTVLILFPIVVTIVAGIVAPISVPLIGALMFGNLIRECGVLEHLSQTAQNELGNLVTLLLGITIGSTMVAKEFLTLNTLLILCIGLLAFVFDTGFGVLFAKFVNLFLKKKINPMIGGCGISAFPMSARIVQKMAQAEDDQNFILMPAIGANVAGQIGSIVAGSIILALLS
- a CDS encoding OadG-related small transporter subunit; translated protein: MDIVMGALEVMGVGLAGVFLVLALFYGLVKLMMKLFPGD
- a CDS encoding sodium-translocating pyrophosphatase, coding for MLWTYLSLVIAAIAIGVAAYFYKWVQNLPVAEGNIAHIGQLVRNGAFTFLKREYRILAIFVGIVAVIILIIFPSPIWEGHIGNNIFAAVSYIAGSVLSAIAGYVGISIATLANVRSASAAKKGLAPAYMAGFRGGAVMGMAVVSTALAGAALLHLLTGNASMVMAFSFGASSLALFAKAGGGIFTKTADISADLIGKVELGLPEDDPRNPAVIADNVGDNVGDVAGMGADLFDSQVASLAAALVIAAPLGEIEVIFCLGALGLLASVIGVLFARVGENGNPSRALNGGTYLTCGIFAVLTLIAFLSSSFNLRIWGAAMLGMLVGIIIGITSDFFTGDDKKPVAKVAESSKTGPAFTILSGFSYGLVSVLPALIGIGIAALGSYKLCEPLGGNYAMFGIAISAIGMLSIVGMIISNDAYGPIVDNARGLAEMGNLGDDVLDTTDKLDSAGNTAKAITKGFAIGAAGLTVIALLGAFQETVEAATGNALTFNLMNPLVFFGVLIGSAIPAVFSAMLMLGVNRNSQKMVDEIHRQFNTIAGLKEGKPGVMPEYDKCIDIAAVGAIKELIPAGVFTILSTLVVGFVGGPQAMGGFLGGNIITGLFLALLMSNAGGLWDNSKKFIESGNYGGKGSDAHKASVIGDTVGDPFKDTAGPSINTQITVVSLVATITATLFATFSLFG